From the genome of Macrobrachium nipponense isolate FS-2020 chromosome 43, ASM1510439v2, whole genome shotgun sequence, one region includes:
- the LOC135213995 gene encoding mitochondrial dicarboxylate carrier-like — protein MGEQRVAKWYFGGLASCGAACCTHPLDLLKVHLQTQQVSTMGGGQMAVHIVRSQGLLALYNGLSASLLRQITYSTTRFGIYEVAKQQLGDTSGGPLPFHKRVLLAGFAGACGGFIGTPGDMVNVRMQNDIKLPANERRNYKHALDGLIRVTKEEGISRLFRGASTATFRAVLMTIGQLSFYDQIKSILLGTPYFNDNLTCHFTSSLAAGAIATTMTQPVDVIKTRAMNASPGEFRNLWHIITYTARLGPLGFFKGYIPAFVRLGPHTILTFILFEQLRKNFGVLK, from the exons ATGGGGGAGCAACGGGTTGCGAAGTGGTACTTTGGAGGCTTGGCCTCTTGCGGAGCAGCGTGTTGCACTCATCCACTTGATCTCCTCAAG GTTCACCTGCAAACTCAGCAGGTGTCTACAATGGGTGGAGGTCAGATGGCTGTCCATATTGTAAGGAGTCAGGGTTTACTGGCTTTGTATAATGGTCTCTCAGCATCTCTGCTGAGGCAGATCACTTACTCAACGACACGATTTGGTATATATGAG GTGGCGAAACAGCAGCTCGGAGACACGTCAGGTGGACCTTTGCCATTCCACAAGAGGGTGTTACTCGCTGGCTTTGCTGGAGCGTGTGGTGGGTTCATTGGGACTCCTGGTGATATGGTCAATGTTAGGATGCAGAACGATATTAAGCTGCCAGCTAACGAGAGAAGGAA TTACAAACATGCCTTAGATGGTCTCATACGTGTCACGAAGGAGGAGGGAATCAGTAGGCTATTTCGTGGAGCATCTACAGCAACCTTCAGGGCAGTTCTCATGACGATTGGCCAGCTGTCTTTCTATGACCAGATTAAGTCTATCCTCCTGGGCACACCTTACTTCAATGATAATCTCACCTGTCATTTCACCAGTTCGTTAGCAGCG GGTGCTATTGCAACCACAATGACGCAGCCTGTTGATGTGATAAAGACGAGGGCTATGAATGCTAGTCCTGGAGAGTTTAGG AATCTATGGCATATCATCACTTACACTGCTAGATTAGGTCCACTTGGGTTCTTTAAG GGTTACATACCAGCTTTCGTACGGTTGGGACCGCACACAATCCTGACCTTTATTCTGTTTGAACAATTAAGGAAAAACTTCGGAGTGTTGAAATAG